In Patagioenas fasciata isolate bPatFas1 chromosome 11, bPatFas1.hap1, whole genome shotgun sequence, the genomic stretch CCTCACTGACAAGAGAAAGCAGTTCCAGCCCAAGAAAGGTGCAACAGTTATGTCCTTTGTGGGTCCTTGAATGGATCAAGTAGAGCATCGCTGtggccccagctctgcagcaagaATGCACCTTGGATCAGCATTACAGTACAAGTCTTTGCTGTATCCCCTCCTGCTCTGCATTCCCCAAAAGCCAAGAAGGGAAAGTGATTTGGGTGCTACTTCACTCTCCCAGGGCAGCACATGTCCTGTGCTGCAGAGGTTGGGTGAAGTGCAAAGGCAGCACAAGAGGTTGCAGCAGGAGTCCAAGAGCTGCAGGGAGAGGTGTGATGAAGCATGGGGAGGTAGAAGCTTGAGCATTGTTCTTCTGCTCTTGCTAGCGCTGTTGGTTCCCTCCCTAGACTGAGTCACAGTTTACACACCAGGGTGGCCAGTGCTGCGAAACCAAAGTATCTGGAGGGATCTAAAGCTGTAAACATTAAGCCCCAACTATTGGCAACTTTTCCCAGCTAGAGAACCCCAGGCCTGGACAGAGTTCCCCAGCAGGGATCACACGTGGGGATGTGGTGTATGGTGTGGCAGGGGCACCTCCCGCCATGGCAGGGTGTGACAGCAGGGTCTGGCAGTGGTGGGACAGCAGGAGCTCACCTGCTGTAGTGGGATGCCTGACTGTAATATCACTTCCAGGGTGGCATTGACAAAACTCTGGTAGTCACTGTGGTTCTCAGGCCGGAGGTCAAACATGATGGAGATATTGCTCTGCTTGGCTGCCTCTAGCACCTGTTCCAGGGATGGGATCCTCTGTTTGGTCGCCTGGTAGCGATCACCATCAGAAAGACTCAGCACAGTGGGAAATGGCCTCCGCTAGAAGGGCAAGAGAAAGTTAGTCATCATAGGCTGACCCTCCAGAAGCTTCCACCTCCCAAAGTGGTACCCATCTCCAGCTCTCAGTTCCCTACACTGGCCTTTCCACATGCTCTCCAGTGCAGACAGGCCCAGAGATCCTTACCCTGCACTTCCACGGGGCACACCTTTACCCTTCTCCACACTAACAGCACAGTTCAAGCAGCCCCAACACCTGTGGGCATTTAGAGCTGCTCAAGAGTTGGTTAGTCACCTTTTGGAAAGAGCCTTGCCACAGCTGCCTCCAAGCCCAGGCAGGCTGTGCAGCTCCAAGCAAATGCATGAGACACCTCCCCTCCAACCAGCCTCCTCCATGACTCAGCTGAGGAGTGAGAACCAACCCCAGCTTGGGGCATAACCACACCCAAAGAATTTGTGCAGGCATGGAAGCACTTCTGTGCCCTTGTCCAGGTGTCTGCCCAGACTAGCACTGCAGAGGGAACCTTCCCCAGGACAGGGCTCACACTTCACCCACAAATGCACCCACCCATGATCAGCCACCCCATAGGCACCCTGACCTCCAGGAACCAGCTGCCAGCATCCAGCTGCTGGAGGTCTGTCCAGTTGAAGGCGGTGCTGTTCAGGGCAGCCCTCTCAGGGAACACAGCCTGCACATTGGTGGTTCTGGTGAGTTCCTCATCATGCATGAGAAATGGGACCCCATCAGCACTGGCAAAGGAAGCAGAGAGGGAAGCTGTGTTGCAAGCTGTTTGTCTCCtatccctgccccatcccagcCACCCTGCTAGGGAAACCACCACCTTTCTGCCTACTTGTGGTCCTCTATGCAAAGAGGTGAGTGTCTGGAAAGCACGGAGCACCTAGAGGCCAAGCTAGGAACCAAGTAGTTCCTTGCTCGCTGCAATAGCTGTCCCCAGAACAAGATTGCATGAGATGAACTAGAGCTTGGATCTGTTTTTCAAGCAGTGCCCCTCCCCTGGTGGTTCCTCCCTCCTAATTCCCTGGAAGACAACCTTTGTGGAGAGGACAGAAACTCAGTACCTCTCCCAGATCATTGGGACACCAAGCTGGAGCTAGTCCCATATTGGGAAGGTGGGAATGGCATAGCCCTTTGAACAGGGCTGCTTCCAAATAGGGGTTATATCAGTCCTCCAGATGTGTTCTATAATGTCCCATGCAGGAGGTGACATTGCAGCATACACTGGCCTCCTCCCACCTTGAGTCCCTGCTGCCCCTTTACCTCACCATGACGTCTGTCTCAAAGACTTGCACATCACAGTCCACCGCCTTGTGCAGTGACATGAGGGTGTTTTCAGGGGCCAGCTGGAAAAGAAACAGTGTCAGCGCAGAGGGCATGGGCAGGAGGCAGGCACTCACCCTGCCCGGCTACACCCAGCAGCTTGCCTGTGCTTTAGGGCAACCCACAAAAAGACTGGGGAGAACCTGGTAGGGCTTGGGGCTGGAAAAGGGCTGGGTGCAGATTGCAGAAAGCCTGGCTGGGAAGCAGGGACTAGGCAGGCTCTGGCTAAGAGTCACCTGCTCCTGGTCCAGCAGCACTCAGCAAGCAGCTCTGCCCTGTGGCTGCTGCACCCACTCTCCTTACCCACTGCTCACCCATcctccagccctgtgctgcccCGGCTGCTGTGGGGATTCCTCTACACTGGGCTGGCCAGAGCTCGTCCAGCCCTGCAGCAACAAGGGTCTCCAATCTTTGTACCCCATGGCCAGGCACAGCCCCATCCACCCTGACTACCACACCAGGATGCTGCCAGTGCTGGTCACTCACCATGGGGGCTCCTCGGTGGCCAACCAGGGCTGGCTTGGGGGGGAGCTGGTTCTCCTCCATGATGCAAGGGGAGGTGATTGCCAGGGGAGCCAGATACAGCCCAATCATCACCACACAGTACACAAGCAGCAGAAACACCTTGAGACCTGCAGGCAGAGACAGAGAAGATAGAGGGGTGAGGTACAGAGGAAGTGTTTTGCAGGCTGTTAAGAATAAGCCAAGGCTGCTTCAGCTAGCATTAACTTATGGTTGCCCTAGATCAGGCACTGCATCCCCAACCTCAGGAACACTGCAGATTTATTCTTGGTCCACTACATGTCCTTGCACCCTACCCTAGAACTTCCACAAGACTCAGTCTGCCATCCATAGCCCTCCTTCAGCTGCAAAGCAGTGAGGGCTGAAGTTGCACCGAAGGATGAGCATGAGAAGCAGCAACTAAGAGCAGGCAATATTGCCAGTCTGAGTGCTGGAGACCTGTTCCCACTGTGCTGATGCCCTCTGTACATGACTTTGGGTGGGAGAAAGCAGGGCACAAGCTGAGGGGAGAGGTGGAGACCTTGGAGGGGGATTACCTCTGTTGCGGGTGCGGTAGATGAAGCTGGCCAGGGGCCAGGCAAGGAGCGTCATTCCCCACACGATTCCAATGTGCAGGAAGGGACCTGTTGCCTTGGGAGGCAAAGGCAGCATGTCAGCATACCTCAGCCCAGCCTCTGTCCTCAAAATCCACATGCTCCAATGCTACTGCAGCCAGCAGCGCTGCAAGAACCACATAGCCAGGGAGGGAAGGACAGACCCCTGGGGGACTGAACAGACTCTCCACTCTGGCCCAGCCACCATTCATCATCCTGACTGCAGGTGCTTCAGGTTGCAAGAGCAGGAGAAGCACCTTGCCTGGCCAGGCAGCAGAAGTCAAGGGCAGGGAGTTAACCGTGATGGCACATGGCCATGCTGGGGGCTCCAGTCACCACCCTTCAGCTTATCCCCACAGGCCAGGTACTGGGTACAGCGGGGGCGTCTCTGGTATCGAGGTGACTCACCTGCAGCGAGATGTGTGCACTTTTCCACTCTTCCGCCCACTTTATTCCCAGCCCTGTGAAGGCTGCAGCCACCACCAGGGCAGTTAAGATCAGCAGGGTCTGTGGAGCAGGGCACAGGGCACTTAGGGGAGCATACAGCATCCTGCAGTCCAGCTGGGCTATGGCCTAGCAGGGCAGGCAGTGTCCTCCTCATCCAAGCTTCCTGAGCCCCTGGAAGTCCTGAGACTCCACTTGCTCCATTTGGGTTTGCAGCTGAGCTCTGTACCCCATGTCTTGAGCAAGGGAATATTACCATCCCAGAGATGTATGGCTGGGGGACTAACAGCCACAGCCTTGCTCAGCAGGGACACACAGCCACTCGGGGGGGTCACAGCAGCTGTACACAGCCCCAGTGGGCTGGTCACAGCTTCCCAAGGTGCAAGGGCAGGCAAGGCAGGCACCATCACCCTGCACTCCCAGTCTCTCACCTTATGCAGCCAGTGTAGCTTCAAGGGCTGGCCACAGAGCTGCAAGCACAAAGCAAGGACCTGTGAGAACAACAAGGAGATGTCAGAGCTGGGCTGTACCTCACAGCTCAGCCCTCTAAGGGCACAGCCCCCCTGACACAGGGAGGGTCTCTGGCCATGCTCAGGCTGGCACAGCAGGCTGGATGCTGTGGGCTCCACCTggctctgcacagcacagggcaGCCAGCCTATGCTCAGCACAGCTCCATACCCACACCAGCCCAGGTGGGATCAGCAGGGCTCACCAGCAACACAGCCGAATAGGTGATCAGTATGGCTGTAGCTATGAGCAGGACCAGGGACCAGTCCAGCCACAGCTTCCTTTGCTTGAAGATGAACCTGCCAGCAAAGGGTATGGTCAGAGGGGAAGAGGCAAATGGGGAGCAAGGCTGGACATGGGATCCTACTCACTCATTGAAGTTGTGGAAATCATTAAGGATGATGATGGCGAAGTAGAGCCACACGAGTGTGAAGAGGAAGacgaagaagaggaagaggaaccAGCTGCAGTCGCACTGAAAGCCAGAGATCAAACCTATGCACACATCTGCAGGGCACCTACCCCCTGGCTGGGTTGCTGAGACCCCTGGGGAgcagccagcctgcagcaggGTGCACAGGGTATCACAACAGCAGGCAGTGTCCCCACAGGTCCAGGCACTGAGCTGCCCTGTGGAGGTGGAACAGACCTCCCCAGGAGAGCTCTTTTGGCTGGACCCATGTTACAGGAAAACAGACCAGCATCTCCTGTTAATACAAACAACTAAAAAGTTGCCTATGACAGACTGGGGAGGGCAGCCCCTGCATCAGGACTGCCCCTTCTTTTCCATGCAGCAGCCCCTGGGAACAGGCTGGGACTTTGGATGTGGGAAGGGACAGGGAATCAGGTCCTGTTCCCTTCTAGCTGGGTGATCTGTGGTCTGGGCAGAGATGAGTGTGCCTCAGACTGCTCCTGCATGCCCAGCCGAAGCCAGGTCCAGCTTCAGGgtctccagctcccagccccGTGGGGAGGTGAGAGGTGCCACAGGTGCTGAGCGGGACACCCAGCAGCCCAGACCAGCTCACACATTACATTCCAGGCAAGACGGGACAAGCCGTGGCAGCACAGCCACTCCCATGGGAGTTGAAGACCACAAAGAATCCCAGGGCCTCACCCCTCCCAGGTTACAAATTGCCAGGGACACCCCCTTCCAGCACCCTATCACCGGGGGCCGCACCCAGCCCAGGAGCCGTGCATCCCACGTGCCTTGCCTGGCATTCAGCGCCCCAGGACGTGCCCTCCATGCTCAGCCCTCGGGGAGCGCAGAGCACTGCTGCAGGCACGTGTGAGCCCTGCCGCAGACACACGCCCGGCCGGGATGGCCATGGCTCAGCCTCACTGCTGCTGGTGTGCTGCTCTACCCTTCTTTTCAACCAGTGCAAACAGACAACTCACCCTCTCACTGCTGCAGGCTAGGACAGTCCCAAGACAGAGAGGGTGCCAGGTAGCACCCCCAGCTCTCCTGGGgctcagccctggggagcagggagtcAGCAGCCAAATGTCTgggctgagcccctcagccagaGCCCTTCCTCACCCCACCACCACTCTGAGCTTCCCACACAGGGGCCTGGAAGCCGCATCTTAGCATCACTCGTGGTGTCACCTTGGTGGTTCTCAggcccttcctcttctccttcttggCAGTAATCCACTGGCAGCTGtagaggcagagcaggcaggtggCACAGGGGCGGCAGCAGCCAGCAGGGTCTGCCATAGCACTGGGCTGTCTGAGGTCACGAGTCAGGTGTCCTGCAGGCAACACACAGTGTGTTAATAcacacctcccaaaacacactgCTTCATGGAGATGGGGCCCTGCAGCATCCTGGGTCCAGGTACCCTGGCAACCAGCTGCCCCAGCACCTAGGACATAGCAGGGctgctggctgtgtccccaggcaaGGTGTGGTGCCAGGGAAAGTGGGAGCACAGGGTGCAGTCCAAACTGTTCAGCCAGCTGCCCTGGGACCCTTCACTCAACCGGCCAAAGCAAGCCtggagctggcagggagcaggacctgctccccagcccagggTTCAGTGCTTCACCCGGGAGCCAGGGGCATCTCCAGCAGCCCCACCAGCCAGCTTGGGCCCCCGCTGCACAGCTGGGGGTGTGTGTGACAGCCAGGAAGGCTGTGTCCTCTCTAAGCCCAGGTCCTCGCTGAGGCAACATCATCCTGGCAGCTCTCCAGCTCAGCTCAAGCAGCAAGGGCTCCCCAGGggggctggagaagctgcagtggAACAGGCACTGGATGATTGTTGGTCCAAGCACTATACTGGGAGAGGTGAGTGGCAGTTATGGGGGAAAACCCATTGCTACAGTCACAGATGAGGCCAAGTGCGGGTCTCCTACTGTGTTTGCCATGCACTGAGAAGGGGAGAAGTCCAGGACACTTTGCAGGAGTCCCCAGATTCCTGGTGCTCAGCTGGAGGAAGCAGGGAGCCCTGAAAAGGTCTCCATTTATCCACCCCAGCTAACCTCATGTTTATTACCACTtaccctgctgcagagctgctctccttcctcaACCCAGCCTCTCCAATAGGCCAGGCACCCCACACAGCACTTATCACCTCACAGAATAAGCCAGTCTTTCATTTCACTGCAACTGCTGAGCCAGGCATGGGAGCCAGCTGGCCACATCCTCCCAGCCACATCCTCTCTAATGCTGGGGGCCAGGGTGTGCCTAGCAGGGCAATGTCCCACCCCAGCCTGGAGAGGGGGAGCAGAGCTAGCCCATGCCAGTCACCAGAGAAGCTCTGCTGTGCCATGGCTATGGCCAAGGTCAGCCCAGCCTTCCCTATGACAAAACAGCATCCCAGCATGGCACCTTGGTCCCAAATACCACCAGTGTGTTGGCCTCCAAGGCTGAGGTACAGAGTCTCCCCCAGGACCCGTCTGGAGCAGTGGCCACTGAGGCATGCACAGCCAGGTACCAACCCAAAAGTGGGACTCCTAACCTGCCCAGCCAGCTTCTGCAAGCTGCTGGTGGGGGGAGGAGGGTATGGGGGCTGCCATCAGCAGGTCCAGCCAGCCACGGTGCAGCAGATGCCAAGCAGCACAGCAGTGCCCACATCCACTGCCCCCTATCTTCTAGGGACCAGCTCAGCAGCCGTGATCTGCTCAGCAATCACACTGAAGGAGCCAGCCCTAACACAAGTGCAGGAAGTCGTGGGACCAGACAGTTTCCCTCCCCGATGCCCAGGGCTCTGGCTGCATGCTCATACCCCTGCTGTCACCAAAAACAGAGGCATCACTTTCACCACAGAGAAGCTGGCTCAGCCAGCATCCCATGGGATTTGCCCTGTATTCCCCTTGTTGCTCACACAGGTAGAACCCTGGTGCCAGCAACTGATCAGGGAAACCCTGCCACCCCTGCAAGGTACAAAGTACAGAAGGAGTGGCTCTGGGCACCAGCTAAACTTCAGGACTCAGTGGCTCTGGGAGGCTGTTGCTGCCAGGACTGGAGCTTGGCAGGGCAGAAACACAGGACTGGCCACAAATCTGTGCCAGTAGTGCTGTTTGGAGGATTTAGAGGAAAAATGCCACCCTGTTCCCAGCTCAGAGTGGGACGGCAGCAGTGGCACCAGGAGTTATTGTGCAACACCCCTGCACAGGGCACAGGTCCCAAACAGAGCTGGGCATGCAGCAGACCCTGCTCGACTTCAGTACCAGCTCCAAGGGGAGAGCTGCACAGTGCGAGCTGAGTGTCCATCAGGAGCCATCATTCGGCCCCTCCAGCCCTAGTCAGGGGAGGTCATAGGGTGCTTAAAGGAGTGACAAACCCATTGCTGCAGTCACTGATGTGGCAGCATGCACTCACAGCTCCGCAAGGACCTTTGTGCCCCAGGGGTGCTGGCACAGGACAACTGGGTGGCCACGGGCAGGGCAAGAACCCCCGCATGCCACCAGGCAGGCCAGCAGGAGCTAACACCTAGCCCTACTGTCCCCTGACCTCACAGGAGGGAGACCAGAGGTCCTGGGGAAAAGAATGACcacaaaacagcaaaagcagTACAGCCTGGCACAGACTCCCCACTCCCAGCCACACACCCCACATCTCCTGCATGCAGTCAGCCCTTGGCTCCCCATTCCTGCTCTACAGAATGTGGGAAAAGCATGGGCAGCCCCTTCCCCCCCCTCAGCTGCACACAGGGCCAGGATGATCACCCCCTTTGCCACTCTGCCAGCTCTCCCGCAGCTCCTGTGGCAGCGCAATTCAGTGTCCCCATGCCACAGGCTGCCACCTGAGGCAGTGAGCCAAGGGGCCAAAAATAcctgctgctccctgcagacGCTGGGTTCCTGCAGCTGGGACTCTGGCAGACCAGGTGAGTGCtggggctgggcgtccctacgcAGCGGAGCCCTGCTCTGCTTGCTCACACCCTCCTGGGTGTGTTTGTGGCCCGGCAGCGCTGCCGATGCCGCCTGCAGGTCTGCACAGGCTGGCAGGGACGGGCTGCCCACAGCAGGCACAGCAGCTCCGGGTCAAGGCGCGTCCCCCCAGCAGTGGCTTTGTGCCCCGCTGACCCTAGCGCAGTCTCCGCTTCGTGGCCGCTGGGAAAACGGAGAAGGGGCCCAGGGGGGCGTTGCGCACCGCAGCACAGAGGAGTTTGCAGGCAGCCCACGCTCCAGACAGATTAAGGCTCTGGGGAGAGCTCCGGGAGCGGGGCAGGCAGATGGAGGCAGAGCAGCGTGCATCGCTGGGCCTTTGGGAGTGCCTCTGTCAAAAAAGAGACTTTTCCCTTCCTTGCAGAGGAAGCCTGGGACAGGCACATCCCAGGCCACCACAGCTGGCACAGTTGATGCTTAGTAGGACATGCTTTGAATGTGAAAACACAGAGGTAAAAGTGGTTTCTTGTCTCGTGCCAAGAGAAATGTTTCAGCAGCAACGCACCTGAACTTTACTAAAACAGCAGATGAAAGGACGCTCCGAAACAGGGGCCTGATGCCACCTGCAGATGGATGGGGTGACACCCTCTGTCTCCTTGGCTCCATCCCTTGGCATGGCACAGCTGTGTCCCCCACCCTCAGTTCTAGGTCTCCACAGAGGCACAGCCTGCAGGATGAGAGCCAGGCTGCAGGATGGACACTCAGACCTTTCTGTGTCAGTGACTTGCTACGTCATTGCCTGGGATCTCAGGGGATCTCTGTGATCTCCTGCCACTTGCAAAAGAGCAAAAGAAAGCTGGTTTACAGGGAGGTGACGGCATCCTACAGTGATGCAGCAAATGCCAGGCTAGGCAGAAACCTCAGCACTCACCCTCACAGCTGGTCCTATTCCACATAGTTATTAACAGTCTTGGCACTAAACATTGAACAGCTCCAAGAAACATGCTGATCAAGTACATCTGTGAGACCTTATCAGTGAAGGGTCTGGAGTACTGCAGGAGTTGTGTAATAACACCCATTGCTCTGCACCCAAAAGAGTAAGCTGAAAGCATTGCAATAGCCAGGAATGCCCCTAGGATGAGcaagcagccctgcaccccaaattttgTCAGCTGTGAGCAGCCAGCAGCAAGGTTCAGCTCCTGCATCTGCTCTGCTGGTTCTGGCACAGACCAACCGTGATGTCACCAAGCAGAACAAACCTGTGGGCAGGGGTCTTCCCGGTGGTATTGTGCCCCAGGAGAGCCCCTGGAATGCAGAGAGCCCATTTTCCCAGATTAAAGATGATTGTTGTGTTGGGGACAGGTTTGCAGGTCATGAGGAGATGAAGAAGTGTGCACTGTGGAGCAGTGAGGGACCACTGAAGCCAAGAAACAG encodes the following:
- the GDPD2 gene encoding glycerophosphoinositol inositolphosphodiesterase GDPD2 — its product is MADPAGCCRPCATCLLCLYSCQWITAKKEKRKGLRTTKCDCSWFLFLFFVFLFTLVWLYFAIIILNDFHNFNEFIFKQRKLWLDWSLVLLIATAILITYSAVLLVLALCLQLCGQPLKLHWLHKTLLILTALVVAAAFTGLGIKWAEEWKSAHISLQATGPFLHIGIVWGMTLLAWPLASFIYRTRNRGLKVFLLLVYCVVMIGLYLAPLAITSPCIMEENQLPPKPALVGHRGAPMLAPENTLMSLHKAVDCDVQVFETDVMVSADGVPFLMHDEELTRTTNVQAVFPERAALNSTAFNWTDLQQLDAGSWFLERRPFPTVLSLSDGDRYQATKQRIPSLEQVLEAAKQSNISIMFDLRPENHSDYQSFVNATLEVILQSGIPLQQVLWLPDGFREQVKQQVPGVQQVYGRKRLQNETEPLLRVNLPYQDMSSEEIRQYRQDNISVNLYVVNQPWLFSVLWCSGVSSVTTNACQVLKEMKHPIWLLPSSTYLMIWIVADCASFLAILWAFLLLKKCSRRRQTVESETDVLLTKINSLMQE